The Ictalurus furcatus strain D&B chromosome 5, Billie_1.0, whole genome shotgun sequence genome includes a region encoding these proteins:
- the LOC128607232 gene encoding polyadenylate-binding protein 1-A-like isoform X2: protein MSQQIEHFVSEVPSSTPPAPPKPSWGDLMDAEDSGLENVEPSCFYNPWSTKTTSQVEEQKVEEQKEQVKEQQMPVRIKKLPKERLSKNTKTVKLMLRNLDPSVDDRRLQEEFLRFGTVISAKVLMENGFSRGTGTVSYSSPDEARKAILEMNGRLLGSRSVYVTPSQSKKEHGGRQREMKEISQPTEPYPNPYNNIHSHSVNWEKSSRTRPRAERKPHCSPWMHRSPLCRTYPLDE from the exons ATG TCTCAGCAAATCGAACATTTCGTGTCTGAAGTACCCTCATCCACACCCCCAGCACCTCCAAAGCCTTCATGGGGTGATCTCATGGACGCTGAGGACAGTGGGCTGGAGAACGTTGAACCCTCCTGTTTCTAT AATCCCTGGAGCACGAAAACCACCAGCCAGGTAGAGGAGCAGAAGGTAGAGGAGCAGAAGGAGCAGGTTAAAGAACAGCAGATGCCTGTTAGAATCAAGAAGCTCCCTAAGGAACGCCTCAGCAAGAACACCAAG ACAGTCAAACTGATGCTGAGGAATCTTGACCCCAGTGTGGATGACAGACGCCTGCAAGAAGAGTTCCTGCGATTTGGAACTGTCATCAGTGCAAAG GTCCTGATGGAGAATGGCTTCTCCAGAGGCACTGGGACTGTCAGCTATTCATCTCCTGATGAAGCCAGAAAGGCCATCTTGGAGATGAACGGCAGGTTGTTGGGCAGCAGGTCGGTGTATGTGACTCCGTCTCAGAGCAAGAAGGAGCATGGAGGAAGGCAGAGAGAAATGAAGGAGATTAGCCAGCCTACTGAACCCTACCCAAATCCATACAACAACATCCACAGCCACAGC GTGAACTGGGAGAAAAGCAGTAGGACAAGACCACGAGCAGAGCGCAAACCACACTGCAGTCCATGGATGCACAG GTCGCCTCTGTGTCGCACCTACCCActggatgaataa
- the LOC128607232 gene encoding polyadenylate-binding protein 1-A-like isoform X1 translates to MSQQIEHFVSEVPSSTPPAPPKPSWGDLMDAEDSGLENVEPSCFYNPWSTKTTSQVEEQKVEEQKEQVKEQQMPVRIKKLPKERLSKNTKTVKLMLRNLDPSVDDRRLQEEFLRFGTVISAKVLMENGFSRGTGTVSYSSPDEARKAILEMNGRLLGSRSVYVTPSQSKKEHGGRQREMKEISQPTEPYPNPYNNIHSHSVNWEKSSRTRPRAERKPHCSPWMHRYYADYISRDFYYLNQVLVKCCLTFLA, encoded by the exons ATG TCTCAGCAAATCGAACATTTCGTGTCTGAAGTACCCTCATCCACACCCCCAGCACCTCCAAAGCCTTCATGGGGTGATCTCATGGACGCTGAGGACAGTGGGCTGGAGAACGTTGAACCCTCCTGTTTCTAT AATCCCTGGAGCACGAAAACCACCAGCCAGGTAGAGGAGCAGAAGGTAGAGGAGCAGAAGGAGCAGGTTAAAGAACAGCAGATGCCTGTTAGAATCAAGAAGCTCCCTAAGGAACGCCTCAGCAAGAACACCAAG ACAGTCAAACTGATGCTGAGGAATCTTGACCCCAGTGTGGATGACAGACGCCTGCAAGAAGAGTTCCTGCGATTTGGAACTGTCATCAGTGCAAAG GTCCTGATGGAGAATGGCTTCTCCAGAGGCACTGGGACTGTCAGCTATTCATCTCCTGATGAAGCCAGAAAGGCCATCTTGGAGATGAACGGCAGGTTGTTGGGCAGCAGGTCGGTGTATGTGACTCCGTCTCAGAGCAAGAAGGAGCATGGAGGAAGGCAGAGAGAAATGAAGGAGATTAGCCAGCCTACTGAACCCTACCCAAATCCATACAACAACATCCACAGCCACAGC GTGAACTGGGAGAAAAGCAGTAGGACAAGACCACGAGCAGAGCGCAAACCACACTGCAGTCCATGGATGCACAGGTACTATGCTGATTATATTTCCAGGGACTTTTATTATTTGAACCAGGTTTTGGTCAAGTGCTGTCTCACATTTTTAGCTTAA